The Lycium barbarum isolate Lr01 chromosome 4, ASM1917538v2, whole genome shotgun sequence nucleotide sequence TCTTACAAATTTGTATTATTCAGATGACTGTGTTCTTTTGAGCTGAAATCAACAAATACAAGAAGGTAAATTCCAACTTCTAATTTGCCCTTTTAGCTAGTTCTGCTGATATGTTTTATTCACTTTTAAGTTCTTAGTTCTATAAAATTCCATTACACTATAGTAGTTGCCCTTACAACCTCAGCGGCAGAGACCCTGGTGAACAAAAGGAGAAATACATAGGAGTTCTGTTTAAAAATGGCTGTCTTTTATAGAAAACAATCTGTAggtttctgaaaaaaaaaaggaaagaaaaaggaaataatgATTGTGCTTTTGGTTCAGTGGTATCATAAAGTGAAGTGTATAAAAGTGAGGGGTAGGGAAAAGTTTCAATCTCTGTTGCactcttcaaaaatgttgtcGGGCGCGCGTTGGATCCTCCaaaatagtgcatttttggaAGAACCGACACAGGTGAAGCAATAATTGTGGAGAGTCCGACGAACAAAGGTTGAAACTAATCAGTGTTAGTTGACTATGAAACAAAAGTTCTGGAAGAAGTTTGGAAATGCTTGTTTATGAGATGCTTTCTCTTTTATCTTTTTATCTGTAAGTTGTTAAATGATTAAGTTAGATGCTCTTTATCTTTGCACTTTATTGGATTTTTAAATGCCTTGTACATTTAAAGATGCTTTCTCTATTCATTTAGTTGATTTATAAAGTAAATGCTCTTTATCTTCTGAAAAGCAGCAGCTTTGAAAGAGTACTGATTTGCATTTTCAGGTTGTTGCCATCCTGAATTCAAAAAATGATTTTACTTCTGAAATTACTGTTTCTTAATAATGTTTGTCTCTGGAAATTTCCTTAATCGTGAACATGAAAAATTGTATAACATGGGACTGAAATGAGCTTAAATGGAGCGACATGGttagtgaggattcatatagcagACCCCACTTGCTCGGGATTGAGGGCATAGCAGTAAaagttgttgtcgttatgaacATCCGATTTATTAGTGGATACAGCATCAAGAATCTGACAAAATACCCCCATCATGCCCTTTTTAATTAGTTTTTATTTTCTTAAGTTTTATCAGGGACAACCATGGATCTCTGGCTGGTTTTCTGTGGGAAGTATGAGTGTTCTCAGAGGGCTGGAGAAACATGCAGTTCAATTTTTACAACTATCCTTGATCCATCCTCATGTACCAATCAAATTCTGGTCATTTCTGCAAATATCCTACTTCTGATGattcttgttttcctctcttttaCTAAGTTTTCATCAAGAAAGTGCGTGGCATCCTCCGAGTTCCAAGGCAATTCCGTCTCGTCAAGTTGTTCCTACATTTTCAATGTCAGTTTAGCTTTATCATACTTGTGTTTTGGGATATGGAAAGTTTCAGACAAAGTCATCAGAGAACAAACTATTCCGCCACTCCTCCAATGGCTAGTTCCGTTGTCACAAGGGCTCATGTGGTTGCTGCTAAGTTTATTTTCTATCAACAAGAAACAACATATTTCTTCACTGATGAAACTGTGTCTTTTTCTTGCAAGCTTACTAGCAGCATTTCTTTGCATTTCATCCATATGGCAAGTAATCGTAGAGAACATAGTATCCACAAAGTCAGTCTTGGACATGTTACCACTTCTAGGGGCGATTCTAATGATCATTTATGAGTCAGAAGTCCAAAAGAAATTAAGCACATGCGAACCTCTTTTGGAAAAAGTTGAATCAAAGGAGAATACAACTCCATTTGCCAAAGCCGGAATTTTTAGCAGAATGTCATTTTTCTGGTTGAATGATTTATTGAAGAAGGGCAAGGAGAAAACTCTTAACGATGAGGATATTCCAGAGTTGAGGCTGGAGGATCAAGCTGGAACGCTGTACTCGTTATTTAAAGAGCAAGTGaataaaagaaaggaaaatactTCATATGCTCGGCCTTCTGTATTTTCTGCGATAGTATTCTGTCAATGGAAAGCCATTATGGTATCTGGATTCTTCGCATTGATTAAGACAGTGACTGTGTCAATAGGGCCTTTGTTTCTTTACGCCTTCATTGAGGTTGCCAAAGGGAAAGGATCTTTCAAATATGAAGGTTATGTGTTAGCCGGGGGAATCCTTATTGCTAAATGCATAGAATCATTAGCAGAGAGGCAATGGTTTTTCAGAACTAGACTAATCGGCCTTCAAGTTAAATCTTTGCTAACTGCAGCTATATACGACAAGCAACTCCGTCTTTCAAACACTGCTAAGAATACTCATTCACCTGGTGAGATAATAAACTATGCCACCGTTGATACCTATAAGATTGGTGAATTTCCATATTGGTTTCATCAAATATGGACAACAGGTGTTCAGATATGCATTGCACTAGTCATAATGTATTATGCTGTGGGACTGGCTACCGTGCCAGCTCTAGTATTAGTTGTAGCAAGTGTGCTAGGAAATTCTCCAGTCGCCAAATCACAGCACAAGTACTTGACAGAGCTTATGGTTACACAAGATAAAATGCTAAGGGCCATAACGGAAGCACTTACTAGTATGAAAGTGTTGAAGTTGTACGCTTGGGAGAAACATTTTAAGAATGCAATTGAAAAGCTAAGAGACGAAGAATACAGATGGTTAACGGCATTGCAGATTCAGAAAGGCTATTACCTGATTTTGTTTTGGTCAACGCCAATTATAGTATCTGCAGTTACTTTCTGGTCTTGCTACTTACTCAAAGTCCCTTTGAATACCACTAATGTCTTCACATTCCTAGCCACTTTACGCATCGTTCAGGAACCTATTAGGTCAGTTCCTGATATTCTCGGAGTATTCATAGAAGCAAAAGTCTCTTTATCTCGAATTGTGGAATTTCTTGAGGCTTCTGAGTTGCAAAACAGACATATCGAGCAGAAGTACCGGGGAAAGGAACTTGAGCATTCCATAATTATCAAGTCAAATGGGGTATCATGGGATGCGAGTTCGCCAAATCCTGCATTGAAAAGTGTAAACCTTCGTGTTAAATTGGGGCAAAAGTTAGCTATCTGTGGAGAAGTTGGTTCTGGTAAATCAACTCTTTTAGCTGCAATTCTCGGAGAGGTTCCATACATCGATGGCTTGGTAAGTTTTATGTTGATTTCTCGTGCTCTTTTAACGGTCAAATTTTTCGGTAGTAGAGTCAGACTTTTCTATAACAGCCATCCTCTTtaataacatttcactataacagccATATTTTATGTGGAAACGacctttcatgttatgttatattgtacgttctctataacaacattcactATAGCAGCCAAAAAATATCGGGACAAACAGTGGTGTTATAGAGAGGACTATACTTGGATCTCAGCAAATGTTAAACCTGTTTCATTGGCTTCTGAATTTTCAGGTTCAAGTTCATGGATCGGTGGCATACGTTTCTCAGAATGCATGGATTCAGACAGGAACAATAAGGGAGAACATACTTTTTGGTTCCGCAATGGATCAACTTAAATACCAAGAAGTACTTGAAAGGTGTTCACTTGTGAAGGACCTTGAAATGCTTCCTTTTGGTGACCAAACGATTATTGGAGAAAGAGGTGTTAACCTCAGTGGCGGACAGAAGCAGCGAGTTCAGCTGGCACGTGCACTGTATCAAGATGCAGACATATACCTGTTGGACGATCCATTCAGTGCAGTTGATGCACATACCTCAACCTGTCTGTTTAATGTAAGAACGCTCATCTCATTTAACCAAAGACTGAAAAACATTTTCTGAAATAGCTAACTTGGATTATGATCAGGAATATGTCATGGGAGCTCTTTCTGGAAAAACAGTCTTGCTTGTGACTCATCAAGTAGATTTCCTTCCTACATTTGATTCAATATTGGTTAGTAATTCTGTTCTCAATAGCTTAATGTCACTTACTACACATGATGACCCTTACGGGTAGTTTGGTTGCTGATTAGAGTTATGCATGTATTAATAATGGAAGGATTAgttatgcagggtttagttaCTCCATCTTCtaccctgcataaaataatacatagattcttcataacttatacatgtattagttatgcgggaTTGTAAACTAGTAATAGAACATTGTACTCCGGTGTTCTGAATTTTATACATAACTAACATGCTACTAAACATGGTATTAGTTATCTTGgtattaatacatgaataactcacTTCCTAACCAGCAAATGAACGACCCCTTAACTTCTACTTCGATTCTAGGAGTTTGTGTTTAAGTGTGGGATCTGATAGAGTTTTATTTTGTCGATAGCTAATGTCTGAAGGGAAGATCATACAATCAGCTTCCTTTGATCAGTTGCTTCTTTCTTGTGAAGAGTTTCAAAACCTCATTCATGCACATGGCGAGGCAACTAAAAGTGAGTGTTCTCCACAAGAAAGGACCAAAAGCTCCGAAGAAAATATTCGTCAATTGTGTGCAGAAGAGCAGCCTGTTGGTGAGCAGTTGATCAAACAAGAAGAAAGAGAAACAGGATACACCGGTCTTAAGCCTTATAAACAATATCTTGGACAAAGCAACGGATTTTTATACCTCCTTTTGGCGATATTTTCACACCTCGTATATATGGTTGGGCAGCTAGGACAAAATCTTCTGTTAGCTGCTGATTTACAGAGTTCAAAAACCAGCAAATTTAATCTCATCTTACTATACTCATCCATAGGTTTTGGTATGTCATTAACCTTGTTCCTTAGGTCCTATGCAGTGATTGATTTAGGCCTCAAGTCTTCAAAATCTATTTTTACTAAGTTACTAACGTCTATATTCCGAGCACCAATGTCATTCTACGACTCAACCCCACTCGGAAGAATACTTAGTCGGGTAAGAAACGTCAACCTAAGCTAGCCTATAACAACAGTGTTGGGAAGCTTATATGGAACTAACAtagtttcttttccttttttttttttttgcagttgTCTTCTGACCTCAGTGTTTTAGATCTTGACATGTCGTTTCGATTCAGTCAAGCGTTCGCCTCTACCTTGACCACATATTTTAGCTTAGGAATATTGGCTGCTCTCACCTGGCCAATCTTGATTGTCATTATACCGACGATTTATATGACAGTGATTTTACAGGTGAGCAAGTTAACTATTCATGATTCATTAGTAGTCCTACTATAAAAAAACTGGAATTAGCTATGAACTTCGTTGCTAACTGAATTTTTTGATAATCTATTGCTAATCTGCTGCTAAATAGGATTAGCGACAGATTTTGTTGTCCGTTGCTAATTCCTGTTTTTTCAGTAGTGAATTACATCGACTGCCTGCTTAGTTTTTTTGTCCACTGTTTCATTGTCCTGCACAGAGATTCTATTTTGCTTCAGCAAAGGAACTTATGAGAATTGATGGCACAACAAAGTCATCGGTTGCTAGCCATCTTGCTGAAGCCATCGCGGGGGCAATGACCATTAGAGCTTTCGAGGAGGAGGATCGTTTTTGCACAGAATATTTGCGCCTTGTTGATAAAAATGCAATTGCATTTTTCCACAGCTTTTCAGCAACCGAGTGGTTGATCCAACGGTTGGAGATACTATGTGCCTTAGTTCTCTCGTCCTCGGCCTTAGCCATGGTTTTACTTCCCTTCGAAGGTTCTGACTCAGGTAATGAAATTCATTACATTATGCAGCTAAACTAGAACAAAATGATGTTCCGTTCATATAcaatcagacctctctataacagtttTTATTCCGATATTTTTTTGTTGCAATAGCAAAATGCTGTTATAGAGGTTGGCTGTTATAGATGACTGTACTAAGACTTTGGCATTTGATTTTCAGGATATATTGGCATGGCTCTGTCATACGCTCTTTCCTTAAACGTAGTCCTAGTTCCTTCAGTCCAAAACCAATGCATGCTAGAAAATTCGATTATTTCAGTAGAAAGGCTAGAGCAATACATGCATATTCCGAGTGAACGCGCTGAAATTATACAAGGCAACAGACCTGATCCTTCTTGGCCTTCCACTGGTAAAGTTGAGATTGTTGATTTAAAGGTTAGTATCCTAATTCTTGGTTATCCATCTTCCTTTATTCATCGATGCAGCACAAAGATCACACGAAATGTATATTCCAGGTCAGATATCAACCCAAAGCTCCACTAGTTCTACAAGGCATTAGCTGCATATTTGAAGGTGGACATAAAATTGGAGTTGTTGGCAGGACAGGTAGTGGGAAAACAACTCTTATTAGCGCCTTATTTCGCTTGGTAGAGCCAACGGAAGGAATGATCATCATAGATGGCCTAAACATTTCAACAATCGGGATTCATGATCTTCGATCTTCTTTATCGATCATTCCACAAGATCCAACGCTTTTTAGCGGGACAGTTCGATACAATATTGACCCCTTGTCAGAGCACACTGATCAGGAGATATGGGAGGTAACATTTCTTAAAACTATTGTCAAAAATTAATCATTCTGCAGCATAGCATCTTTCATTTTGCTGCAAAATTTGGATATTATTCAAGAAGCATTAGCCTGTAATTTATTAAGCTCTCACCTGATACGAGTACCAGCTCATAAGTACTTTTTGGCTTATCTATGCGTGTGGTAAACACGAAAAATGTTTATAAGAGAAGTGCCTATAAACCAAATCCCATAAGTTTGGTCACCCTCATCTATGTCTTTTCAGCTTATAATTACTTTCGCTTGACCAAGATTTTACTATTTTATTCCTAATACACTTGTAATCTCCTCCATTCCATTTCTGTTGTTTGTCCTTTTCCCATGTAAAGGGCGTTTCTAACTTTCTATTGCACTAACATAAGTGTTATCAGCACTTTCTACCAAACACATTAACTTTTTATAACCACTTTCAACACTTTTGTCCAAACATATGACTGTTTATTTATAAAATCAGTT carries:
- the LOC132634827 gene encoding ABC transporter C family member 10-like isoform X3 — protein: MDLWLVFCGKYECSQRAGETCSSIFTTILDPSSCTNQILVISANILLLMILVFLSFTKFSSRKCVASSEFQGNSVSSSCSYIFNVSLALSYLCFGIWKVSDKVIREQTIPPLLQWLVPLSQGLMWLLLSLFSINKKQHISSLMKLCLFLASLLAAFLCISSIWQVIVENIVSTKSVLDMLPLLGAILMIIYESEVQKKLSTCEPLLEKVESKENTTPFAKAGIFSRMSFFWLNDLLKKGKEKTLNDEDIPELRLEDQAGTLYSLFKEQVNKRKENTSYARPSVFSAIVFCQWKAIMVSGFFALIKTVTVSIGPLFLYAFIEVAKGKGSFKYEGYVLAGGILIAKCIESLAERQWFFRTRLIGLQVKSLLTAAIYDKQLRLSNTAKNTHSPGEIINYATVDTYKIGEFPYWFHQIWTTGVQICIALVIMYYAVGLATVPALVLVVASVLGNSPVAKSQHKYLTELMVTQDKMLRAITEALTSMKVLKLYAWEKHFKNAIEKLRDEEYRWLTALQIQKGYYLILFWSTPIIVSAVTFWSCYLLKVPLNTTNVFTFLATLRIVQEPIRSVPDILGVFIEAKVSLSRIVEFLEASELQNRHIEQKYRGKELEHSIIIKSNGVSWDASSPNPALKSVNLRVKLGQKLAICGEVGSGKSTLLAAILGEVPYIDGLVQVHGSVAYVSQNAWIQTGTIRENILFGSAMDQLKYQEVLERCSLVKDLEMLPFGDQTIIGERGVNLSGGQKQRVQLARALYQDADIYLLDDPFSAVDAHTSTCLFNEYVMGALSGKTVLLVTHQVDFLPTFDSILRFYFASAKELMRIDGTTKSSVASHLAEAIAGAMTIRAFEEEDRFCTEYLRLVDKNAIAFFHSFSATEWLIQRLEILCALVLSSSALAMVLLPFEGSDSGYIGMALSYALSLNVVLVPSVQNQCMLENSIISVERLEQYMHIPSERAEIIQGNRPDPSWPSTGKVEIVDLKVRYQPKAPLVLQGISCIFEGGHKIGVVGRTGSGKTTLISALFRLVEPTEGMIIIDGLNISTIGIHDLRSSLSIIPQDPTLFSGTVRYNIDPLSEHTDQEIWEVLGKCQLRDVVQQKEGKLDSSVHFWRIRHCAATFIESPSNIGKLTINITTVAQDGSNWSMGQRQLFCLGRALLKRRKILVLDEATASIDNATDSIIQKTIRTEFEDCTVITVAHRIPTVMDCTMVLAISDGKLVEYDKPMKLMKKESSLFGQLVNEYWSRSQNADIKIKSI
- the LOC132634827 gene encoding ABC transporter C family member 10-like isoform X2 yields the protein MDLWLVFCGKYECSQRAGETCSSIFTTILDPSSCTNQILVISANILLLMILVFLSFTKFSSRKCVASSEFQGNSVSSSCSYIFNVSLALSYLCFGIWKVSDKVIREQTIPPLLQWLVPLSQGLMWLLLSLFSINKKQHISSLMKLCLFLASLLAAFLCISSIWQVIVENIVSTKSVLDMLPLLGAILMIIYESEVQKKLSTCEPLLEKVESKENTTPFAKAGIFSRMSFFWLNDLLKKGKEKTLNDEDIPELRLEDQAGTLYSLFKEQVNKRKENTSYARPSVFSAIVFCQWKAIMVSGFFALIKTVTVSIGPLFLYAFIEVAKGKGSFKYEGYVLAGGILIAKCIESLAERQWFFRTRLIGLQVKSLLTAAIYDKQLRLSNTAKNTHSPGEIINYATVDTYKIGEFPYWFHQIWTTGVQICIALVIMYYAVGLATVPALVLVVASVLGNSPVAKSQHKYLTELMVTQDKMLRAITEALTSMKVLKLYAWEKHFKNAIEKLRDEEYRWLTALQIQKGYYLILFWSTPIIVSAVTFWSCYLLKVPLNTTNVFTFLATLRIVQEPIRSVPDILGVFIEAKVSLSRIVEFLEASELQNRHIEQKYRGKELEHSIIIKSNGVSWDASSPNPALKSVNLRVKLGQKLAICGEVGSGKSTLLAAILGEVPYIDGLVQVHGSVAYVSQNAWIQTGTIRENILFGSAMDQLKYQEVLERCSLVKDLEMLPFGDQTIIGERGVNLSGGQKQRVQLARALYQDADIYLLDDPFSAVDAHTSTCLFNEYVMGALSGKTVLLVTHQVDFLPTFDSILLMSEGKIIQSASFDQLLLSCEEFQNLIHAHGEATKSECSPQERTKSSEENIRQLCAEEQPVGEQLIKQEERETGYTGLKPYKQYLGQSNGFLYLLLAIFSHLVYMVGQLGQNLLLAADLQSSKTSKFNLILLYSSIGFGMSLTLFLRSYAVIDLGLKSSKSIFTKLLTSIFRAPMSFYDSTPLGRILSRLSSDLSVLDLDMSFRFSQAFASTLTTYFSLGILAALTWPILIVIIPTIYMTVILQRFYFASAKELMRIDGTTKSSVASHLAEAIAGAMTIRAFEEEDRFCTEYLRLVDKNAIAFFHSFSATEWLIQRLEILCALVLSSSALAMVLLPFEGSDSGYIGMALSYALSLNVVLVPSVQNQCMLENSIISVERLEQYMHIPSERAEIIQGNRPDPSWPSTGKVEIVDLKVRYQPKAPLVLQGISCIFEGGHKIGVVGRTGSGKTTLISALFRLVEPTEGMIIIDGLNISTIGIHDLRSSLSIIPQDPTLFSGTVRYNIDPLSEHTDQEIWEVLGKCQLRDVVQQKEGKLDSSVAQDGSNWSMGQRQLFCLGRALLKRRKILVLDEATASIDNATDSIIQKTIRTEFEDCTVITVAHRIPTVMDCTMVLAISDGKLVEYDKPMKLMKKESSLFGQLVNEYWSRSQNADIKIKSI
- the LOC132634827 gene encoding ABC transporter C family member 10-like isoform X1, with amino-acid sequence MDLWLVFCGKYECSQRAGETCSSIFTTILDPSSCTNQILVISANILLLMILVFLSFTKFSSRKCVASSEFQGNSVSSSCSYIFNVSLALSYLCFGIWKVSDKVIREQTIPPLLQWLVPLSQGLMWLLLSLFSINKKQHISSLMKLCLFLASLLAAFLCISSIWQVIVENIVSTKSVLDMLPLLGAILMIIYESEVQKKLSTCEPLLEKVESKENTTPFAKAGIFSRMSFFWLNDLLKKGKEKTLNDEDIPELRLEDQAGTLYSLFKEQVNKRKENTSYARPSVFSAIVFCQWKAIMVSGFFALIKTVTVSIGPLFLYAFIEVAKGKGSFKYEGYVLAGGILIAKCIESLAERQWFFRTRLIGLQVKSLLTAAIYDKQLRLSNTAKNTHSPGEIINYATVDTYKIGEFPYWFHQIWTTGVQICIALVIMYYAVGLATVPALVLVVASVLGNSPVAKSQHKYLTELMVTQDKMLRAITEALTSMKVLKLYAWEKHFKNAIEKLRDEEYRWLTALQIQKGYYLILFWSTPIIVSAVTFWSCYLLKVPLNTTNVFTFLATLRIVQEPIRSVPDILGVFIEAKVSLSRIVEFLEASELQNRHIEQKYRGKELEHSIIIKSNGVSWDASSPNPALKSVNLRVKLGQKLAICGEVGSGKSTLLAAILGEVPYIDGLVQVHGSVAYVSQNAWIQTGTIRENILFGSAMDQLKYQEVLERCSLVKDLEMLPFGDQTIIGERGVNLSGGQKQRVQLARALYQDADIYLLDDPFSAVDAHTSTCLFNEYVMGALSGKTVLLVTHQVDFLPTFDSILLMSEGKIIQSASFDQLLLSCEEFQNLIHAHGEATKSECSPQERTKSSEENIRQLCAEEQPVGEQLIKQEERETGYTGLKPYKQYLGQSNGFLYLLLAIFSHLVYMVGQLGQNLLLAADLQSSKTSKFNLILLYSSIGFGMSLTLFLRSYAVIDLGLKSSKSIFTKLLTSIFRAPMSFYDSTPLGRILSRLSSDLSVLDLDMSFRFSQAFASTLTTYFSLGILAALTWPILIVIIPTIYMTVILQRFYFASAKELMRIDGTTKSSVASHLAEAIAGAMTIRAFEEEDRFCTEYLRLVDKNAIAFFHSFSATEWLIQRLEILCALVLSSSALAMVLLPFEGSDSGYIGMALSYALSLNVVLVPSVQNQCMLENSIISVERLEQYMHIPSERAEIIQGNRPDPSWPSTGKVEIVDLKVRYQPKAPLVLQGISCIFEGGHKIGVVGRTGSGKTTLISALFRLVEPTEGMIIIDGLNISTIGIHDLRSSLSIIPQDPTLFSGTVRYNIDPLSEHTDQEIWEVLGKCQLRDVVQQKEGKLDSSVHFWRIRHCAATFIESPSNIGKLTINITTVAQDGSNWSMGQRQLFCLGRALLKRRKILVLDEATASIDNATDSIIQKTIRTEFEDCTVITVAHRIPTVMDCTMVLAISDGKLVEYDKPMKLMKKESSLFGQLVNEYWSRSQNADIKIKSI